From Clarias gariepinus isolate MV-2021 ecotype Netherlands chromosome 2, CGAR_prim_01v2, whole genome shotgun sequence, one genomic window encodes:
- the LOC128514984 gene encoding tripartite motif-containing protein 16-like protein, translated as MAEASISVDQDQFICPVCLDLLKDPVAIPCGHSFCKVCINGCWDQEDQKGVYSCPQCRDTFTPRPVLRRHNMLAEVVEKLKKKKTEVQAASPAHCYTEPGDVECDFCTRRKHKAIKSCLVCLASFCETHLKPHYEVPVLKKHKLIEASAKLQEKICSEHDEVLKIYCRTDQTCICSLCMLDKHKGHDTIIAAAERAEKQIKLKEKQMKSQQRIQEKQKKVQELKQAVNTIKRSAQTAVEDSERIFTELISSMEKKRSEVTELIRAQEKTELSRAERLLEQLEQEIADLQRRLTELEQLSHTHDHIQFFQALASGRQSPPLDRPTFKTSSISVHHHLSFDGVRNSLSDLKKRLEEFCEEEFNKIPPHAKAVKVFSLPEPQSREEFLKYFCYLTLDPNTTHRNFILSEKNRAVRDSEREEQYSDHPERFDSWRQVLCKESVCGRCYWEVEWSGACVSISVSYKDISRKGEGNECGFGLNNQSWSLECSSSSSLSFYHNNIETDLRAPSSSRIGVYVDHSAGTLSFYSVSDTMKLLHRVHTTFTQPLYAGFGPNWWSGSTVRLCDPE; from the exons ATGGCTGAGGCCAGTATTTCAGTAGATCAGGATCAGTTcatctgtccagtgtgtctggatctCCTGAAGGATCCGGTGGCTATCCcctgtggtcacagtttctgtaaggtgtgtattaatggctgctgggatcaggaggatcagaagggcgtctacagctgtcctcagtgcagagacactttcactccaaggcctgttctacgcagacacaacatgctggctgaagtggtggagaaactgaagaagaagaagactgaagtCCAAGCTGCTTCTCCTGCTCACTGTTACACTGAacctggagatgtggagtgtgatttcTGCACCAGGAGAAAACACAAAGCCATCAAGTCCTGTCTGGTCTGTTTAGCTTCATTTTGTGAAACTCATCTGAAACCTCATTATGAAGTTCCTGTtttgaaaaaacacaaattaattgAAGCTTCAGCAAAACTACAAGAGAAGATCTGCTCTGAACATGATGAAGTGCTGAAGATCTACTGCCGTACTGATCAAACCTGTATTTGCTCCTTGTGCATGTTGGATAAACATAAAGGCCATGACACCATCATAGCCGCAGCAGAAAGAGCTGAGAAACAG ATTAAGTTAAAGGAGAAGCAGATGAAATCCcagcagagaatccaggagaagcagaagaaggtgcaggagctgaaacaggctgtgaacactataaag cggagtgcacagacagcagtggaggacagtgagaggatctttactgagctgatcagctccatggagaaaaagcgctcggaggtgacggagctgatcagagctcaggagaagactgaactgagtcgagctgaacgactcctggagcaactggagcaggagattgctgatcttcagaggagactcactgagctggagcagctttcacacacacacgatcacatcCAGTTCTTCCAG GCTTTAGCTTCTGGACGTCAGTCTCCTCCATTGGACAGACCAACGTTTAAGACATCCAGCATCAGTGTCCATCATCATCTCTCATTTGATGGAGTGAGGAATTCTCTCTCAGATCTGAAGAAGAGACTCGAGGAATTCTGTGAGGAGGAATTCAACAAAATCCCTCCACATG CTAAAGCAGTTAAGGTCTTTTCACTACCAGAGCCGCAGAGCAGAGAAGAGTTTttgaaat atttctgttatctgactctggatcccaacacGACACATCGTAACTTCATTTTGTCTGAGAAGAACAGAGCggtgagagacagtgagagagaggagcagtactctgatcatccagagagatttgacTCCTGGCGTCAGGTGTTGtgtaaggagagtgtgtgtggacgctgttactgggaggtggagtggagcGGTGCTTGTGTGTCCATATCAGTCTCATATAAAGACATCAGCAGGAAAGGAGAGGGTAATGAGTGTGGGTTTGGACTCAACAATCAGTCCTGGAGTCTGgagtgttcttcttcttcttctctctctttctatcacaACAATATTGAGACTGATCTCAGAGCTCCATCATCCtccagaataggagtgtatgtggatcacagtgcaggaactctgtccttctacagcgtctctgacacgatgaagctcctccacagagtccacaccacattcactcagcctctgtacGCTGGGTTTGGGCCGAACTGGTGGTCTGGCTCTACTGTGAGATTGTGTGATCCAGAAtaa